The following are from one region of the Halosolutus amylolyticus genome:
- a CDS encoding helix-turn-helix domain-containing protein, producing the protein MSVITEIRIPSDDFELGQILSIEDASAIELETLVPSGNVTVPLFWVYEPVENGFLDTVERYPTVNSVTEVDVFDDRTLIRLDWDASQDHLFQCILEHDGQILGATGSPEGWNFEIRFSDREALSQCQDCCEDAHISLELIRIYNPTDPESGPWYGLSEPQREALTLAVRLGYYDIPRGCTTAELASELGISDQAVTERLRRAIGEFGRYALLAPESATEVD; encoded by the coding sequence ATGAGTGTGATAACGGAGATTCGCATCCCATCCGATGATTTTGAACTCGGGCAAATTCTCAGTATAGAGGATGCGTCGGCCATCGAACTCGAAACGCTCGTCCCGAGCGGGAACGTGACCGTGCCGCTCTTTTGGGTCTACGAACCGGTCGAAAACGGCTTTCTTGATACCGTCGAACGCTATCCAACTGTCAACAGCGTCACGGAGGTGGACGTCTTCGACGACCGGACGCTGATCAGGCTCGACTGGGATGCGAGCCAGGACCACCTTTTTCAGTGCATCTTGGAACACGACGGGCAAATACTGGGTGCTACTGGATCACCGGAAGGGTGGAATTTCGAGATACGGTTCTCTGACCGCGAGGCATTGAGTCAGTGTCAGGACTGTTGTGAGGACGCGCACATCTCCCTGGAGCTAATTCGTATATACAATCCGACGGACCCCGAGTCTGGTCCGTGGTACGGCTTGAGTGAGCCCCAACGAGAAGCGCTGACGCTTGCCGTCCGATTGGGATACTACGACATTCCACGCGGCTGTACGACCGCGGAGTTAGCTAGCGAACTCGGGATTTCCGATCAGGCAGTGACGGAGCGACTGCGTCGTGCCATCGGTGAGTTCGGGAGGTACGCGCTTCTTGCGCCCGAGTCAGCGACGGAAGTGGACTGA
- a CDS encoding helix-turn-helix domain-containing protein, producing the protein MATVMEFTSPVAEFPLGSVFENLPGVTVELERLIPHETLIIPYFWVRDTETEDIEAAFEQHAGVSNIRLVDSVEDEYLMRAEWEQEYFGILSALAEANVVVLSGIGTKDEWRFEVRAESQEAIAEFREYCQENDIPIAITAVHAMLPIQGEGYELTETQREALILAYERGYFDTPREASLEEIADELDITQQSLSSRLRRGHRRLIGATLSSSV; encoded by the coding sequence ATGGCGACTGTAATGGAGTTTACGAGTCCGGTAGCGGAGTTTCCACTGGGGAGTGTGTTCGAGAATTTGCCGGGTGTGACCGTCGAACTGGAGCGACTTATCCCACACGAGACGCTGATTATCCCGTATTTCTGGGTGCGCGATACGGAAACGGAGGACATCGAAGCTGCGTTCGAACAACACGCTGGCGTGAGCAACATCCGACTGGTCGATAGCGTCGAAGACGAGTATCTCATGCGTGCCGAGTGGGAGCAAGAGTACTTCGGTATCTTGAGTGCGCTTGCCGAGGCCAACGTCGTCGTGCTCTCCGGAATCGGTACGAAAGACGAGTGGCGATTCGAGGTGCGCGCCGAGAGTCAGGAGGCAATCGCCGAGTTTCGAGAGTACTGCCAGGAAAACGACATTCCGATAGCGATCACCGCCGTCCACGCAATGCTTCCGATCCAGGGGGAAGGCTACGAGTTGACCGAGACCCAACGTGAGGCGCTGATATTGGCCTACGAGCGGGGCTACTTCGACACCCCACGCGAGGCGTCGCTCGAAGAGATCGCTGACGAGCTCGACATCACCCAGCAATCACTATCGTCACGCCTTCGACGCGGGCATCGACGCCTCATTGGAGCGACACTCAGTAGTTCGGTATGA
- a CDS encoding HalOD1 output domain-containing protein, protein MDTKVSGVGVEAVEYSQESGTVRTQFDQEKTPASIAVIATLADVLDTDPVELDPLQSTVNPDELDALVRVRNGTNGDTHAAFTHEGHAITVHSYGVITITPEHELTAEKHERGAGR, encoded by the coding sequence ATGGACACAAAGGTATCTGGGGTTGGAGTCGAAGCGGTCGAGTACTCTCAGGAATCTGGGACTGTTCGCACGCAGTTTGATCAGGAAAAGACACCCGCGAGCATAGCTGTTATCGCAACGCTGGCGGATGTACTGGACACTGACCCGGTAGAACTGGACCCGCTCCAGTCCACTGTCAACCCCGACGAATTAGATGCGCTCGTCCGCGTTCGCAACGGGACGAACGGGGATACCCACGCTGCATTCACGCACGAGGGGCACGCAATAACCGTACACAGCTACGGTGTGATCACCATCACACCAGAACACGAACTTACAGCGGAGAAACACGAAAGGGGTGCGGGGAGATGA